In the genome of Luteibacter yeojuensis, one region contains:
- a CDS encoding NIPSNAP family protein — protein sequence MATTLLLAAVALPVSAASVAPAPAPMDTVAHLNSYQAIEFRRYVTKEGERAHFVAYFDTYFPEAFEQLGAMVFGQFTERGNPNRFTWIRGFHDISARPVVNAAFYYGPLWREHRTKVNAILPDSDNVMLMRPLRADQGVTVLPAVDPVLEPKGAGGVVVAQIFSVKKGSEDAFAAKAEAAFKRYAMDGVHPAGILVTLDVPNNFPQLPIRADGPWLVWVGVVRDDATLSKHLAPRLDEVEKELGASGLTRAPTEREVMDPTPRSRLRWLEMP from the coding sequence ATGGCAACCACCCTCCTGCTCGCCGCCGTTGCATTGCCGGTAAGCGCGGCCTCCGTCGCTCCCGCGCCTGCGCCCATGGATACGGTGGCCCATCTGAACAGCTACCAGGCCATCGAATTCCGACGTTACGTCACCAAGGAAGGTGAGCGGGCGCACTTCGTCGCCTATTTCGACACCTATTTCCCCGAAGCCTTCGAGCAACTGGGCGCCATGGTCTTCGGCCAGTTCACCGAGCGCGGAAACCCGAATCGTTTCACCTGGATCCGCGGCTTCCACGACATCAGTGCGCGGCCGGTGGTGAACGCCGCGTTCTATTACGGCCCGCTGTGGCGGGAACACCGCACCAAGGTCAACGCGATCCTGCCAGACAGCGATAACGTGATGCTGATGCGTCCGCTGCGTGCGGACCAGGGCGTCACGGTGCTGCCCGCGGTGGATCCGGTACTCGAGCCCAAGGGTGCCGGCGGCGTGGTCGTGGCGCAGATCTTTTCGGTGAAGAAGGGCAGCGAGGATGCTTTCGCAGCGAAGGCGGAAGCGGCGTTCAAACGGTATGCGATGGATGGCGTACACCCCGCGGGCATCCTGGTGACGCTGGACGTGCCGAACAATTTCCCGCAGCTGCCGATCCGTGCCGATGGGCCGTGGCTGGTCTGGGTCGGCGTGGTGCGCGACGATGCGACGCTTTCGAAGCACCTCGCGCCGAGGCTCGACGAGGTGGAGAAGGAGCTGGGAGCGTCCGGACTGACACGTGCGCCTACCGAGCGCGAGGTGATGGACCCGACGCCGCGTTCGCGGCTGCGTTGGTTGGAGATGCCGTAG
- a CDS encoding chemotaxis protein CheB, translating into MIRRSAIVMGCSAGGITALQRVLPGLDRRLPAPVVVCCHTGSANVSLLVELIGQVSSLPVIEARERARVEPGTVHVAPSGYHLLVEEDLHFSLSVDAKVSFARPSIDVLFETAADAWRERVVGVLMTGANGDGAHGLASIRRNGGYAVVQDPDEAEAKAMPLAGLRIAGADVCLPLDAIAITLNELCLP; encoded by the coding sequence GTGATCCGCCGGAGCGCCATCGTCATGGGCTGCAGCGCGGGAGGCATTACGGCCCTCCAGCGCGTGTTGCCGGGACTGGACCGGCGGCTGCCGGCCCCTGTCGTCGTCTGCTGCCATACAGGCTCGGCGAACGTGTCGCTGCTGGTGGAGCTGATCGGGCAGGTGTCGTCGCTTCCGGTCATCGAGGCGCGCGAGCGTGCAAGGGTCGAACCCGGCACGGTCCATGTCGCGCCCTCGGGTTACCACCTGCTGGTGGAAGAAGACCTGCATTTCTCCCTGAGCGTCGACGCGAAGGTGTCCTTCGCGCGTCCGTCGATCGACGTGCTGTTCGAGACGGCGGCCGACGCGTGGCGCGAACGCGTGGTCGGCGTGCTCATGACCGGTGCCAATGGAGACGGCGCCCACGGCCTTGCCTCGATCCGGCGAAACGGCGGGTACGCCGTCGTGCAGGACCCCGACGAGGCGGAAGCCAAGGCCATGCCGCTGGCCGGACTGCGGATCGCGGGCGCGGACGTCTGCCTGCCGCTCGATGCGATTGCCATAACCCTGAACGAGCTGTGCCTGCCATGA
- a CDS encoding LysR family transcriptional regulator — protein MHAVSPRQLEVFVTVATTGSVRAASERLFMSQPAASMALAELERQIGSPVFSRERGRLRLNDRGRELLPLARELIERHAEFARMAEGAVTGLSGEIGVGASNTVGNYLVGDLLGPFAAEHPGVSLRLGVANTARIAQGVLDHDFDVGCVEGPVTHPALEVRPWRDDRLVVCARPDHPLARKKRLRREDFAGQRWVLRERGSATRALSERALAVLPEGTTVLELDQSEAIKQAVIAGLGIACLPEVAVGDAVKVGHLSILPTPFLDLRRTLSVLLHRQRYRGAVLEAFLASL, from the coding sequence ATGCATGCCGTCAGCCCCCGCCAGCTCGAAGTCTTCGTCACCGTCGCCACCACCGGCAGCGTGCGCGCAGCCAGCGAGCGCCTCTTCATGAGCCAGCCCGCGGCCAGCATGGCGCTGGCCGAGCTGGAACGGCAGATCGGATCGCCGGTGTTCTCGCGCGAGCGGGGCAGGTTGCGTCTCAACGATCGCGGTCGCGAACTGTTGCCGCTGGCGCGCGAGCTGATCGAACGTCACGCCGAGTTCGCGCGCATGGCGGAGGGCGCGGTGACGGGGCTGTCCGGGGAGATCGGCGTGGGTGCCAGCAACACGGTGGGCAATTATCTCGTCGGCGACCTGCTCGGCCCGTTCGCGGCGGAGCATCCCGGGGTGTCCTTACGCCTGGGTGTCGCCAATACCGCACGTATCGCGCAGGGCGTGCTCGATCACGACTTCGACGTGGGTTGCGTGGAAGGCCCGGTGACGCATCCGGCCCTGGAGGTGCGGCCGTGGCGGGACGATCGCCTGGTGGTCTGCGCACGGCCCGACCATCCGCTGGCGAGGAAGAAGCGCCTGCGCAGGGAGGATTTCGCCGGACAGCGCTGGGTGCTTCGTGAACGCGGTTCGGCGACGCGTGCCCTGAGCGAACGTGCCCTGGCGGTGTTGCCGGAAGGCACCACGGTCCTCGAACTCGACCAGTCCGAAGCGATCAAGCAGGCGGTCATCGCCGGCCTCGGCATCGCGTGCCTGCCGGAGGTCGCGGTCGGCGATGCGGTGAAGGTGGGGCATCTCTCGATCCTGCCGACGCCGTTCCTCGACCTGCGGCGAACCCTGTCGGTGCTTCTGCACCGGCAGCGCTACCGCGGCGCCGTGCTCGAAGCGTTCCTCGCCAGTCTCTGA
- a CDS encoding diguanylate cyclase domain-containing protein, with amino-acid sequence MNPIRPKILVVDDTPANLVAMRHLLSRTDADIFEAASGNEALALCLDHQFALVLLDVNMPEMDGFEVAQLISEADHLRETPIIFVTAAYADDINRIKGYRSGAVDYIAKPINDVILQSKVKIFMELYRARALLQQALDELSLRNRQLTGEIAERIRMEEMVRHQATHDALTGLPNRVLFRERLETAIASVEDTSALAYIDIDGFKGVNDNEGHVAGDELLKAIAGRIDARTRGSDTVARLGGDEFAVILHGTPDGAAALARCQVLCDALAEPYNLDMGDRSLLVNVGASIGVTLFKQGADYDDVVIAADVAMYVAKRSGKNRCILG; translated from the coding sequence ATGAATCCGATCCGCCCGAAGATCCTCGTCGTCGACGACACGCCGGCCAACCTGGTGGCGATGCGCCACCTTCTGTCGCGAACGGATGCCGACATCTTCGAGGCCGCCAGCGGGAACGAAGCGCTGGCCCTGTGCCTCGACCACCAGTTCGCGCTGGTCCTGCTGGACGTGAACATGCCGGAGATGGACGGGTTCGAAGTGGCGCAACTCATCTCCGAGGCCGACCACCTCCGGGAAACGCCGATCATCTTCGTCACGGCCGCTTACGCGGACGACATCAACCGGATCAAGGGCTACCGCTCCGGCGCGGTCGATTACATCGCCAAGCCGATCAACGACGTGATCCTGCAGTCGAAGGTGAAGATCTTCATGGAGCTCTACCGCGCCCGCGCCCTGCTGCAGCAGGCGCTGGACGAACTCTCGCTGCGCAACCGCCAGCTCACCGGCGAGATCGCCGAACGTATCCGCATGGAAGAAATGGTCCGCCATCAGGCGACGCACGACGCGCTCACCGGCCTGCCCAACCGCGTGCTCTTCCGCGAGCGGCTCGAGACAGCCATCGCGTCCGTGGAGGACACCTCCGCGCTGGCCTATATCGACATCGATGGCTTCAAGGGCGTCAACGACAACGAAGGCCATGTGGCGGGCGACGAACTGCTCAAGGCCATCGCCGGGCGGATCGACGCGCGCACGCGCGGCAGCGACACCGTCGCGCGTCTCGGTGGCGACGAGTTCGCGGTGATACTCCACGGCACGCCCGACGGTGCGGCCGCCCTCGCCCGCTGCCAGGTGCTCTGCGACGCGTTGGCGGAACCCTACAACCTCGACATGGGTGACCGCAGCCTGCTCGTGAACGTCGGCGCGAGCATCGGCGTCACGCTGTTCAAGCAGGGCGCCGACTACGACGACGTGGTCATCGCGGCCGACGTGGCGATGTACGTGGCGAAACGCAGCGGGAAGAACCGCTGCATCCTCGGATGA
- a CDS encoding CPBP family intramembrane glutamic endopeptidase, with protein sequence MLKDHRWRAALAFVLLFLLYQGAEGVGARLLDNVAVQAGFMLAMVAIGWPVGRWLGFRGYDAYALDWQRSTPVLLAGGLALALLVKYVAVCIGMAFDVYVAQAPAVPSVASVSFLSSIPWALVATFVPSIAEDILTRGFLYRALRVRWVPWVFVLSSSVLYVLNHIYRLSAGPAEWIMLFCFGLAYATAVVRTGSLWLAVGLHWGWNLANVLVGDILPYQVVSPVWSSLLSAGAHLVVLGLLFAVPLQLEREGLRPGPA encoded by the coding sequence ATGCTCAAGGACCACCGTTGGCGCGCCGCGCTCGCCTTCGTGCTCCTGTTCCTCCTCTACCAGGGCGCGGAAGGCGTCGGTGCCCGCCTCCTCGACAACGTCGCGGTCCAGGCCGGCTTCATGCTGGCGATGGTCGCCATCGGGTGGCCGGTGGGGCGCTGGCTGGGGTTCCGCGGCTACGATGCCTACGCCCTCGACTGGCAACGGTCCACGCCGGTGCTGCTGGCGGGAGGCCTCGCCCTGGCGTTACTGGTCAAGTACGTCGCCGTCTGCATCGGCATGGCGTTCGACGTCTATGTCGCCCAGGCGCCGGCCGTACCGTCCGTTGCCTCGGTATCGTTCCTTTCGTCCATTCCTTGGGCATTGGTCGCCACCTTCGTACCTTCGATCGCCGAGGACATCCTCACGCGCGGTTTCCTCTACCGCGCCCTCCGCGTGCGCTGGGTACCGTGGGTGTTCGTCCTGTCGAGCAGCGTTCTCTACGTCCTGAACCACATTTACCGGCTGAGTGCCGGTCCGGCCGAGTGGATCATGCTGTTCTGCTTCGGCCTCGCCTATGCGACGGCCGTGGTCCGCACCGGGTCGCTGTGGCTGGCGGTGGGCTTGCACTGGGGCTGGAACCTGGCCAACGTGCTCGTCGGCGACATCCTCCCTTACCAGGTGGTGTCGCCGGTATGGTCGTCGCTCCTCTCCGCCGGGGCGCACCTCGTGGTGCTGGGCCTCCTGTTCGCCGTCCCGCTGCAGCTCGAACGCGAAGGCCTGAGGCCCGGTCCCGCCTGA
- a CDS encoding helix-turn-helix transcriptional regulator has translation MAAPTTRVLAVLELLQAHGRMSGPALAARLGVDGRTLRRYMRTLEDLGIPITTERGRHGAYMLVAGFKLPPMMFTNEEAVALSVGMVAARGLGLAEGAPAVESAHAKLTRVMPEGLKGQVGAIADTIKLEQLPTLSTPASNAMLMSLIAAAQSRSRVHMGYLAPGGGRTERDFDPYGMAWRAGAWYTVGMCHLRRDVRSFRVDRVTGLQVLPVAFERPAGFDPLAQLMRGIATLPHGRTIEVLLHADLDTATRAFSPAIGLFEPVADGVLLRSSASDGDMGWFARQLAALGFDFEILAPDILRKELATLATRLHAVAVDALV, from the coding sequence ATGGCCGCTCCCACTACCCGCGTACTCGCCGTCCTGGAACTGCTCCAGGCGCACGGCCGCATGAGCGGCCCGGCACTGGCCGCGCGCCTGGGCGTGGACGGCCGCACGTTGCGCCGCTACATGCGCACGCTGGAAGACCTGGGCATTCCCATCACCACGGAGCGCGGGCGGCATGGCGCGTATATGCTGGTGGCGGGCTTCAAGCTGCCACCGATGATGTTCACCAACGAGGAGGCGGTGGCGCTGTCGGTGGGCATGGTCGCCGCGCGCGGACTGGGCCTCGCCGAAGGCGCACCGGCGGTGGAGAGCGCGCATGCCAAGCTCACGCGGGTGATGCCCGAAGGCCTGAAGGGACAGGTGGGCGCGATCGCCGACACGATAAAGCTGGAGCAGCTGCCCACGTTGAGTACGCCGGCGAGCAACGCGATGCTGATGTCCCTGATCGCGGCGGCGCAATCGCGTTCGCGCGTACACATGGGCTACCTCGCCCCCGGCGGTGGCAGGACCGAACGCGACTTCGATCCCTACGGCATGGCATGGCGCGCGGGCGCCTGGTACACCGTGGGCATGTGCCACCTCCGACGCGACGTGCGCTCGTTCCGGGTGGATCGCGTGACGGGCCTGCAGGTGCTGCCCGTCGCTTTCGAACGTCCGGCGGGTTTCGATCCGCTCGCCCAGCTCATGCGCGGCATCGCCACTTTGCCGCACGGCCGCACGATCGAAGTACTGCTGCATGCGGACCTCGACACCGCCACGCGGGCGTTCAGCCCCGCGATCGGCCTGTTCGAACCCGTCGCCGACGGTGTGCTGCTGCGCAGCAGCGCCAGCGACGGCGACATGGGCTGGTTTGCCCGCCAGCTGGCCGCGCTCGGCTTCGATTTCGAGATCCTCGCGCCCGACATCCTGCGCAAGGAACTCGCGACGCTGGCGACCCGGCTCCACGCCGTGGCGGTCGACGCGCTTGTGTAG
- a CDS encoding YeiH family protein, which produces MSTVATASSQPSRLPGVLLAFAVAAVAFGLGRLMPLVGGAVWGIVLGIVVRQFAPPSARFVPGIRFASKQVLQWSIVALGFGLSITQVAHTGLESLSVTLATVAAAGLAAWILGRILRVHDTLKLLIGVGTAICGGSAIAAVVPIVKPDEHDTAFAISTIFLFNLVAVLLFPALGHWLGLSDLGFGLWAGTAINDTSSVVAAGYSYSHAAGDYATIVKLTRATLIIPISLAIALVVAWREKRGGASDFSLAKIFPWFILWFLVASVIRTTGVVPASVLPVIHFVAECLIIVALTAIGLSADLRRMASTGPRPILLGLGVWAAVALTSLLVQHLIGRW; this is translated from the coding sequence GTGTCCACCGTCGCCACCGCCTCCTCGCAACCCTCCCGCCTGCCCGGCGTGCTCCTTGCCTTCGCCGTGGCCGCCGTCGCCTTCGGCCTCGGTCGCCTCATGCCCCTCGTGGGCGGCGCCGTGTGGGGCATCGTCCTGGGTATCGTCGTGCGGCAGTTCGCGCCGCCTTCCGCCCGCTTCGTTCCGGGCATCCGTTTCGCTTCGAAGCAGGTGCTGCAGTGGTCGATCGTCGCCCTGGGCTTCGGGCTCAGCATCACGCAGGTGGCGCATACGGGCCTGGAATCGCTATCCGTCACGCTCGCCACCGTCGCGGCCGCCGGCCTCGCGGCGTGGATCCTGGGCCGCATCCTGCGCGTGCACGACACGCTGAAGCTGTTGATCGGCGTCGGAACGGCCATCTGCGGCGGCTCGGCCATCGCGGCGGTGGTACCGATCGTGAAGCCGGACGAACACGATACGGCGTTCGCCATCTCCACGATCTTCCTGTTCAACCTTGTGGCCGTGCTTCTCTTTCCCGCCCTCGGCCACTGGCTGGGGCTGTCCGACCTGGGTTTCGGCCTCTGGGCGGGCACGGCGATCAATGACACCTCGTCGGTGGTCGCGGCCGGCTACAGCTACAGCCATGCCGCGGGCGATTACGCCACGATCGTGAAGCTGACCCGCGCGACGCTGATCATCCCCATCAGCCTGGCCATCGCGCTGGTCGTGGCCTGGCGCGAGAAGCGCGGCGGCGCGTCCGACTTCAGCCTCGCGAAGATCTTCCCCTGGTTCATCCTGTGGTTCCTGGTCGCCTCGGTGATCCGCACGACGGGCGTCGTGCCCGCATCGGTACTCCCTGTGATCCATTTCGTCGCGGAGTGCCTGATCATCGTGGCGCTCACCGCCATCGGCCTGTCCGCGGACCTTCGCCGCATGGCGTCGACGGGGCCGCGGCCGATCCTGCTCGGGTTGGGCGTGTGGGCCGCCGTGGCGCTGACCAGCCTCCTGGTGCAGCACCTGATCGGCCGCTGGTAG
- a CDS encoding non-heme iron oxygenase ferredoxin subunit, whose amino-acid sequence MNGWVKVGTRSELLPGEFRVAWDGDTAIAVYNIDGDLYAIEDVCTHDGGELAGGPVHGFEVECVRHGARFDLRTGDVTCPPAYEPVASFPVKEEDGFIWTRDDRQ is encoded by the coding sequence ATGAACGGCTGGGTGAAGGTCGGTACGCGCAGCGAACTCCTGCCGGGGGAATTCCGCGTGGCGTGGGACGGCGACACGGCCATCGCCGTCTACAACATCGACGGCGACCTCTATGCCATCGAAGACGTCTGCACGCACGATGGCGGCGAGCTGGCGGGCGGCCCCGTCCACGGCTTCGAGGTGGAATGCGTGCGCCACGGCGCGCGCTTCGACCTGCGCACCGGCGACGTGACCTGCCCCCCGGCTTACGAGCCGGTCGCCAGCTTCCCGGTGAAAGAAGAAGACGGTTTCATCTGGACGCGCGACGATCGCCAGTAG